The following are encoded in a window of Anopheles stephensi strain Indian chromosome X, UCI_ANSTEP_V1.0, whole genome shotgun sequence genomic DNA:
- the LOC118502635 gene encoding cadherin-86C isoform X2: protein MTQLLSHRSDRYNHCRNISLSSINQSHKNMTSNGVTCEGAYSSTSGRRKRICTNRLPLTLALLALVSCWPEAAGLDPKFDPSTRMRLVLVPADATVGSVIYRLRASDEEFEYPLQFELVGDASSSTVQIETLPCTKFNSICQANVILTRRLEPGRYYDFQVSVKDTKGGMSVQSCSITATNFTTPHDIIFPHKAGIIMVPEDAKKGTELDYVLANKNPLFQKPVYLELWGSPLFGIRQKFISPETAEGTIFLLGQLDFEKQAMYHLTVLANDAYAEPGQDTRNIAGLEVVVIVEDVQDVPPVFTVAPPVTRLPAGLIPGDKVLQVHAEDGDKGVPREIRYGLVSEGNPFTSFFDINETSGEISLLRPLDDILALTHAGDPVLLTVIAEEVKVSRDEPPAMATTVQLAFFLPERSNSPPYFENDHYVARLEENAAPGTVLAFTDPYTPRVMDDDAGKNGVFSLTLLGNNGTFEISPNVAEGHANFVVRVRDNTRLDYETATYVHFQILAQELGPATNLSTLVNVTVYLADVNDNAPVFEQNDYIVDLPENMTAGTRVVQVHATDVDTAGLGGRVRYTQILGPHNTSLNLDPASGVVTVAINNHGFDREAMPEYHLYVEARDDDGIGNRAQVPLVIRLIDVNDETPTFEKPLYEFILAADLRNFTVPAFIRATDGDAEAPNNEVRYELIYGNYENKFFLHPITGELKLNAPLVPRTGSQSQSVGGLRRRRQTAGGLPPNLASTGTTSQQQQKESDVFVLTARAFDLGVPVRYSTATIRVYPPESRTRTVTFIVPGSDPDRKKVQDTLADITGGRVIIQEVRPYRTGDGGIPTDLIGAGGGGGGGSGNERSVVIATILYDADSVVDIAKIQQRLSINGTVTNIISQEERSAILYKAENRVLFWLLIFLAILLALGILTLLLCCICPRCPLNATNRKRILRVNNIEDDVHLVHRKQGIGKQSKSVQVAEWMGRREAWSAANRSTDSRTKPTHWEYRGRRDIGKGTLAAGTGDDGGDDRDGSPNNHEDESGNDGNERKRANDGGKLEKHTVKIRSDMKNKSTKDDAHMHRSRTNLLNADRDMYVEDVDEHDPEYQSLKRIHHHHHHHHGGAGNGGKPVADDVLPIDDDSMRRHEMDRGSDLNYERRGSFKRQGHAAPPQLVAHGDDIEPRDQYFIKDGNAEILRLITRGRNEEENIYVNIPQQQQQQRPGAANQPQYIMVDNGGKEILMRRYIEEQANGKQIIREHYQLLPGTTFIQTIPNEVPVRRGEHVTEVKIGAAQAGRSKMGGEQGENEDGGRLKPAVSTHSLMHQELEHSLKQQNALLRQILLEKEKLEERYNQYEQALETQSLPCQSMAVVVAATQTDCDTGTQTDPVRAGGPNGGLGRRRTKSENDDSLSEDEYEYVRYSPPDSPDGVYLIKRRRHRKKTKHRVGKGSFSGEHSGGESTGERKSNRRIIVVESVKRKIRTPIQEEDDELVHHGQHGHGRDGHHGQGSHRRGGQETRTSILRRKRNEELSRGSNGNGHGSTSNGKDHRLKRDVLMEISDSLHGEQSRGGGRRSNGAGAAGENRRKKVYRKNVKYYEDSDGSEKEVVVQKNYFSADSLDEITSDVEDYRYSVTKTSKSVTVSPKASVEQRISRRDDKTETTTTRIRLTTSESPSRRQSTGPTVAPPPPKGPAPKPPRMSKSLSKEEGLNETTAGGEQHAVNPKYMDWYYNLGKDADSLEKREGRKRQEQQQQQQPAVGTTTLTTTTTSSTTTITTGGSRKKPDMDAGAKGKPEPAPRTSPPKEARLLKEDIQHARKVQQQTQSQQQQHPGSEAGNSHPLLQHSEHRYEAEYGTGPQVPAPPDKLPHYLYPETPPIVSRDNKVQIKIVDSSAASTGPQAPQTAAKPAAGGTSTKPTNTTGTNAKTLNVSTLEDDHDSGIAMNSLLHTKGKRNKIADKKSIFTIAYDDVRIRQIRSESDTPPFS, encoded by the exons CCATAAAAACATGACGTCCAACGGCGTGACGTGCGAGGGTGCGTACAGCAGTACCAGCGGgagaagaaaacgaatatgtACGAATAGGCTCCCGCTCACACTAGCCCTACTGGCACTTGTGTCGTGCTGGCCGGAGGCAGCCGGTCTTGATCCGAAGTTCGATCCATCCACCCGGATGCGGCTGGTGCTCGTACCGGCCGATGCAACCGTCGGTTCCGTCATTTATCGGTTGCGAGCTTCCGACGAGGAGTTTGAATATCCGCTACAGTTTGAGCTAGTCG GTGatgcgtcgtcgtcgacggTGCAGATTGAAACGTTACCCTGCACCAAGTTCAACTCCATCTGCCAGGCGAATGTGATACTGACGCGTCGGCTCGAACCGGGCCGCTACTATGACTTCCAGGTGTCGGTAAAGGACACCAAGGGTGGCATGTCCGTACAGAGCTGCTCGATCACTGCCACCAACTTTACCACACCCCACGATATTATTTTTCCGCACAAGGCGGGAATCATCATGGTTCCAGAG GATGCTAAAAAAGGAACTGAGCTGGACTACGTGCTCGCCAATAAGAACCCTCTATTCCAGAAACCCGTGTATCTGGAGCTATGG GGCTCACCACTGTTTGGCATTCGGCAGAAGTTTATATCGCCCGAAACTGCCGAAGGTACCATCTTTCTGCTCGGCCAGCTAGACTTTGAAAAGCAGGCCATGTACCATCTGACGGTGTTGGCAAAC GATGCGTATGCAGAACCTGGTCAGGATACGCGAAACATTGCCGGACTGGAGGTGGTAGTTATTGTGGAGGACGTGCAAGATGTACCACCTGTTTTTACGGTAGCACCACCAGTTACTCGTCTTCCGGCCGGACTCATACCCGGCGATAAG GTTCTGCAGGTGCACGCCGAAGATGGTGATAAGGGTGTACCGCGTGAGATACGGTACGGGCTAGTGTCCGAGGGTAATCCGTTTACGTCGTTCTTTGACATTAACGAGACAAGTG GTGAAATATCTCTACTTCGACCACTGGACGATATACTGGCACTGACACATGCCGGCGATCCTGTCCTGCTGACTGTGATCGCGGAAGAGGTGAAAGTGAGCCGAGATGAACCACCTGCAATGGCAACAACAGTGCAGCTTGCGTTCTTCCTGCCCGAACGTAGTAACTCTCCGCCATACTTCGAAAACGACCA CTACGTCGCTCGACTGGAGGAGAATGCCGCTCCGGGCACGGTACTGGCTTTCACTGATCCGTATACACCGCGCGTCATGGATGACGATGCCGGTAAGAATGGGGTGTTCTCGTTGACGCTGCTCGGCAACAATGGCACGTTCGAGATCTCGCCGAACGTTGCCGAAGGACATGCCAACTTTGTGGTGCGCGTGCGGGACAATACCCGGCTCGATTACGAAACTGCCACGTATGTACACTTCCAAATCCTCGCACAAGAGCTCGGACCAGCCACCAACCTGTCGACGCTGGTGAACGTCACCGTGTACCTTGCGGACGTGAACGACAATGCGCCGGTGTTTGAGCAGAACGACTACATCGTCGATCTGCCCGAAAATATGACAGCTGGCACGAGGGTAGTGCAGGTTCACGCCACTGATGTTGATACGGCGGGACTTGGTGGCCGGGTACGGTACACGCAGATTCTTGGTCCACACAACACCTCGCTCAATCTGGATCCTGCGTCGGGTGTTGTAACGGTCGCCATCAACAACCACGGATTTGATCGTGAGGCGATGCCCGAGTATCATCTGTACGTGGAGGCACGTGATGACGATGGCATCGGTAACCGTGCTCAGGTTCCGCTCGTTATTCGGTTGATAGACGTGAACGATGAAACGCCCACGTTCGAGAAACCACTGTACGAGTTTATTCTAGCCGCAGATTTACGCAACTTCACCGTGCCGGCGTTTATCCGGGCGACGGATGGCGACGCGGAAGCACCGAACAATGAAGTACGCTACGAGCTCATCTACGGTAACTACGAAAATAAGTTCTTCCTACATCCGATAACTGGCGAGCTTAAGCTGAACGCACCACTAGTGCCTCGCACCGGGTCCCAGTCACAGTCGGTGGGTGGTTTGCGCCGACGTCGGCAAACTGCCGGTGGCTTACCGCCGAATCTCGCTTCCACTGGCACCACtagtcaacagcagcagaaggagtCGGACGTGTTCGTGCTGACGGCGCGAGCATTCGATCTGGGCGTACCGGTACGCTACTCCACGGCGACGATCCGTGTCTATCCGCCAGAGAGTCGTACCCGTACGGTCACCTTCATCGTGCCGGGCAGTGATCCGGACCGGAAGAAGGTACAGGACACGCTAGCCGACATTACTGGTGGCCGTGTGATCATCCAGGAGGTGCGTCCATATCGCACTGGCGATGGTGGCATTCCGACCGATCTTAttggtgctggtggcggtggaggtggaggAAGTGGGAACGAGCGTTCGGTTGTGATTGCGACGATACTCTACGATGCTGACTCGGTTGTGGACATCGCAAAGATCCAGCAGCGCCTATCCATCAACGGCACGGTAACCAACATCATTAGCCAGGAGGAACGCAGCGCT ATCCTTTACAAAGCCGAAAACCGTGTACTGTTCTGGCTGCTTATCTTTCTCGCGATACTGTTGGCACTGGGCATCCTGACGCTGTTACTTTGCTGTATCTGTCCCAGGTGTCCACTGAATGCCACCAATCG aAAACGAATACTTCGCGTGAATAATATCGAAGATGATGTACATCTTGTTCATAGAAAGCAAGGAATTGGAAAGCAATCCAAATCTGTTCAG GTCGCCGAATGGATGGGACGGCGAGAAGCCTGGTCAGCAGCGAATCGATCGACCGATTCCCGTACCAAGCCGACTCATTGGGAGTACCGAGGACGGCGCGACATTGGCAAAGGCACACTAGCGGCGGGAACCGGGGATGACGGGGGCGACGATCGGGATGGCAGCCCGAACAACCACGAGGACGAGAGCGGCAACGACGGCAATGAACGGAAGCGGGCGAATGATGGCGGGAAGCTAGAGAAGCATACAGTTAAAAttag GAGCGACATGAAGAATAAATCTACCAAGGACGATGCGCATATGCACCGGTCGCGAACGAATCTGCTGAACGCCGACCGGGACATGTATGTGGAGGACGTGGATGAGCACGATCCCGAGTACCAGTCGCTAAAGCGCatacaccatcatcaccaccatcatcacggtGGTGCTGGCAATGGAGGCAAACCAGTAGCAGACGATGTGCTGCCGATCGATGACGACTCCATGCGTCGGCATGAGATGGATCGGGGCAGCGATCTCAACTACGAACGGCGTGGCAGCTTCAAAAGACAAGGACACGCA GCACCTCCACAGCTCGTTGCGCACGGTGACGATATTGAGCCGCgtgatcagtacttcatcaaGGATGGCAATGCGGAGATTCTGCGTTTGATAACACGTGGCCGGAACGAGGAGGAAAACATCTACGTCAACAtaccgcagcaacagcagcaacagcgacCTGGTGCCGCCAACCAGCCTCAGTACATAATGGTGGATAACGGTGGCAAAGAGATCCTGATGCGACGGTACATCGAGGAGCAGGCGAACGGGAAGCAAATCATACGGGAACACTATCAGCTGCTTCCAGGCACCACCTTCATCCAGACCATCCCCAACGAAGTACCGGTGAGGCGTGGTGAACACGTGACGGAGGTGAAGATCGGTGCAGCACAGGCCGGTCGGAGTAAGATGGGTGGTGAGCAGGGTGAAAATGAGGACGGTGGTCGGTTAAAGCCGGCCGTCTCAACACACTCCCTGATGCACCAAGAACTGGAACACTCGCTCAAACAGCAGAACGCGCTGCTGCGGCAGATACTGCTTGAAAAGGAGAAGCTCGAGGAACGCTACAACCAGTACGAGCAGGCACTCGAGACGCAGAGCTTACCGTGCCAGTcgatggcggtggtggttgcgGCTACCCAGACCGACTGCGACACCGGTACGCAGACCGATCCGGTTCGAGCCGGTGGACCAAACGGTGGACTGGGCAGACGACGCACGAAAAGCGAAAACGATGACTCGCTGTCGGAGGATGAGTACGAGTACGTGCGGTACAGTCCACCGGACAGCCCGGACGGTGTGTATCTAATCAAGCGTCGGCGACACCGCAAGAAGACGAAGCATCGGGTCGGAAAGGGTAGTTTCAGTGGAGAGCACAGTGGCGGAGAGTCAACCGGTGAGAGAAAGTCTAACCGACGGATTATTGTGGTGGAGTCGGTGAAGCGGAAGATCCGGACACCGATACAGGAGGAGGATGACGAGCTCGTACACCATGGACAGCATGGGCATGGGCGTGACGGGCATCACGGGCAGGGTAGCCATCGGCGTGGTGGACAGGAAACACGTACCAGCATTCTACGCCGCAAGCGCAACGAAGAGTTGTCGCGAGGCAGCAATGGGAATGGACATGGCAGCACGTCCAACGGTAAAGATCACCGGCTCAAGCGAGATGTACTGATGGAGATTTCGGATTCGCTGCATGGTGAGCAGTCTCGTGGTGGAGGACGGCGCAGTAATGGTGCTGGCGCTGCTGGAGAAAATCGACGCAAGAAGGTGTACCGCAAGAACGTCAAGTACTATGAAGATTCGGACGGCTCGGAGAAGGAAGTAGTGGTGCAAAAGAACTACTTCTCCGCCGACAGCCTGGACGAGATCACGTCCGACGTGGAGGACTATCGGTACTCGGTGACGAAAACCTCCAAATCGGTAACCGTCTCACCGAAGGCATCCGTCGAACAGCGCATTTCGCGTCGTGACGATAAAaccgaaaccaccaccacacgcaTCCGGCTCACAACCTCCGAGTCGCCGAGCCGTCGTCAGTCGACCGGACCGACcgttgcaccaccaccaccgaaaggGCCTGCACCGAAACCACCGCGGATGAGTAAATCGCTCTCGAAGGAGGAAGGACTCAACGAGACAACGGCCGGCGGAGAACAGCACGCCGTCAACCCGAAGTACATGGACTGGTACTACAACCTGGGAAAGGATGCGGATTCGCTGGAAAAGCGCGAAGGTCGCAAACgtcaggagcagcagcagcagcagcagccggcagTCGGCACAACCACGctcaccactaccactaccagCTCCACCACTACCATCACGACGGGCGGCAGTCGAAAGAAGCCGGACATGGACGCCGGTGCAAAGGGTAAACCGGAACCAGCACCTCGTACCAGTCCACCGAAGGAGGCTCGACTGCTCAAGGAAGACATCCAACACGCACGAAAGGTGCAACAGCAGACTCAGtctcaacagcagcaacatccgGGCTCGGAAGCCGGCAACAGCCATCCACTACTCCAGCATTCCGAACATCGTTACGAGGCAGAGTACGGCACCGGACCGCAGGTGCCTGCACCACCGGACAAGCTTCCCCACTACCTCTACCCCGAAACGCCTCCGATCGTTAGCCGCGACAATAAGGTACAGATCAAGATCGTCGACTCATCCGCCGCGTCAACCGGTCCGCAGGCACCTCAAACGGCCGCAAAACCAGCAGCCGGTGGCACCagcaccaaaccaaccaacacgaCCGGCACGAACGCGAAAACGCTCAACGTGTCCACGCTGGAGGACGATCACGATTCGGGGATCGCGATGAACTCGCTGCTTCACACCAAGGGCAAACGCAACAAGATAGCGGACAAGAAGAGCATCTTCACCATCGCGTACGACGATGTGCGGATCCGGCAGATCCGGTCCGAAAGCGATACACCGCCATTCTCCTAA